A window of Campylobacter lari subsp. lari contains these coding sequences:
- a CDS encoding crossover junction endodeoxyribonuclease RuvA, with translation MNYSLKLELKNNPVPYKRTTQRAKFVCKDYLKYLDFKKLLQIEFRKQNGISPNQAFDSKKQYEFSLKIGFNNKKHGDADNIVKAVLDALFENDKNVLKGKYEIVAFKKAFLEIDIKEYEFKEVL, from the coding sequence ATGAATTATTCTTTAAAATTAGAGCTTAAAAATAACCCTGTACCTTATAAAAGAACAACTCAAAGGGCTAAGTTTGTTTGCAAGGATTATCTTAAGTATTTAGATTTTAAAAAACTCTTGCAAATTGAGTTTAGAAAGCAAAATGGAATAAGCCCTAATCAAGCTTTTGACTCTAAAAAGCAATACGAGTTTTCTTTAAAAATAGGCTTTAATAATAAAAAGCATGGCGATGCAGATAATATCGTAAAAGCCGTATTGGATGCGCTGTTTGAAAATGATAAGAACGTGTTAAAAGGGAAATATGAAATTGTTGCTTTTAAAAAGGCTTTTTTGGAAATTGATATTAAAGAATATGAGTTTAAAGAGGTTTTATAA